ACGGGGATGTGTTCAGACTCCAACATCCGGACGTAGTCCTCGGCGGTGAGCGGATCCTCGGCGGTGCCCACGCGGATGAACTCCCGGGTGTCCCGCTCGTGCGGCAGGGGCAGGCCCCGCTCGCGCATGGTCGCCGCGTCCACCAGCTGGCTCCCGGGACAGTCGGCGCACTCCGTCACCTTGTCCTGGTACTCCGAGCCGCACTCCACGCAGTATTTCATTGCTCCCTCCCTACCCTGAATACTGGGGCCTGTGCTCGAAGTTAGCACGGGGGGATCAGTGGCGCGCTGACTCCCCGAGACTTTCCACGGCAGCCGACAGTCGGTCCACGTCGATGGGCTTGCGCAGCACCACGTCGCAGTGCTCGGAGCCCTCCACCTGCGCGTAGCCGGAGACGAGGATGACGCGGGCCTCGGGCGACAGCTCCTTCACCCGCTGGGCGAGGGCGGTGCCGCACAGGCCAGGCAGGGACTCATCGGTGACGACGACGTCGGGATGATCCGCCTCGAAGGCGGCCAGGCCCGACAGCCCATCGCCCGCGGTGCGGACCTCGAAGTCGATCTCGAGGATCTCCGCCAGCAGCTCCCGGCTGTCGCCATCGTCCTCGACGAGCAACACCTTGATGCGGTCCGTGCCAGTGCCCATGCCTCTGAGCAACCCGCGTCACCGCGTGAAACGTCCTCCGCCGGAGGGGGGCTCTCCACCCTGGTTGGAAGGCGAGCAAGGGAGCAGGGAATGACCCCCTCACCAGCCGGCGCGAGGCTGCCCATCTTCAGGGCCGGAGGTGATGCCATGAAGGTGTTGATGCGAGGCGTGCACCTGTCCCTGACGGACGGGCTGAAGGCTTATGTCGAGGAGCACCTGGTGGGCCACATCGAGAAGCTGTGTGACGACCAGGAGGCGTCGGAGATCGACATCTCGCTGGTGGACATCAACGGCCCCAAGGGCGGCATTGACAAGGAGTGCCGTGTGACGGTGCGGCTGCCGGGCTTGTCGGCCATCCACGTCACGGAGACGGCCGAGACGCTGCATCAGGCCATTGATGCATCGCGCGATCGGATGGAGAACGCCCTGAAGCGGACGCTGGAGCGGCGGCGCGACATGTCGAACCAGGGGCTGCCGCAGGACGTGGCCTCGGACGCGTCCACCTACTAGGGGAGCGAGAGGGCAGGGGCTCGGGCATCCAGGCCGTTGGCCGGACGCCCGAGCCCGAGGGAGGAGCCATCCTCGATTCTTGCTGGCCCGGAGCGGTGAACGCTATAAGCGGGAGCCTCTCTCCACAGGGCCAAAGGACGGCGATGGTTCGCGTCAAGTTCCTCATTTTCGCACTCCTGGCCGTCGGGCTGGGGCTGGCTCACCTTCCCCTCCTGTCGAAGCCGCTGGGGGCGCGCGCCATCGAGGACGCGCAGGCCCAGGCCGCCGCGGGCACCGCCGAGGTGGTGCGCACGCTGGAGGCGCGCAGGGGCATTGCCCGCGCCGTGGCGCTGAGGCTGGCCACGAGCGTGGAACTGGCCACCGCCGCGCAGCAGCTGAGCGCCGCGGAGGTGCCGAACGCGGAGGGCTTCGCCGCGGTGCGTGCCGCCGCCGAGGCCGCGCTGCCCAAGGACCTGACGGGCGTGGTGGTCGGCGTGGTGACGCAGGGTGGCGCCTGGTACGCGCACCCGGGAGAGGAGCCCTCGGCGGACGCCGCGGCGCTGGACCTGAGGGCGCTCACGCAGGCGGACGCTCCCACGGTGGTGGACGCCTTCGGTGCTCCACACGCCTTCGCCTCCGTGCCGCTGGTGTGGCGCTTCGTGCGGATTCCGGGCGCCGAGAAGCTGGAGACGCAGCTGGGCGCGACGCTGGTGGTGGGCGTGCCGCTGCTGCCGGAAGGCGCGCTGGACAATGCCGTGAAGGCCTCGGGGACGGCCGCGCTCGGGCTGGTGAAGGATGACGCGCTGGTGTCCAGCGGCGGCGCCG
This DNA window, taken from Hyalangium gracile, encodes the following:
- a CDS encoding response regulator encodes the protein MGTGTDRIKVLLVEDDGDSRELLAEILEIDFEVRTAGDGLSGLAAFEADHPDVVVTDESLPGLCGTALAQRVKELSPEARVILVSGYAQVEGSEHCDVVLRKPIDVDRLSAAVESLGESARH
- a CDS encoding putative signal transducing protein gives rise to the protein MKYCVECGSEYQDKVTECADCPGSQLVDAATMRERGLPLPHERDTREFIRVGTAEDPLTAEDYVRMLESEHIPVFSRPRRGGTVDVLTTGNPMPWWEILVPEEHVQRATELLAREKAQLDATSDEAARAAEEEELETEAANAASPHT
- a CDS encoding HPF/RaiA family ribosome-associated protein, which codes for MKVLMRGVHLSLTDGLKAYVEEHLVGHIEKLCDDQEASEIDISLVDINGPKGGIDKECRVTVRLPGLSAIHVTETAETLHQAIDASRDRMENALKRTLERRRDMSNQGLPQDVASDASTY